In Hydrogenispora ethanolica, one genomic interval encodes:
- a CDS encoding helix-turn-helix domain-containing protein yields the protein MSFGEKIRNLRKAQNMSQQELAKILDVHPKHISRYENNVSQPSLEVLLKLRDLFHVSLDYLATDEDSHDFHYKDKELESYFEAVDRLNEEDKQVIKKIIEAMLIKNNQV from the coding sequence ATGAGCTTCGGCGAGAAAATCAGGAATCTTCGAAAAGCCCAAAATATGTCTCAGCAAGAGCTGGCTAAAATACTAGACGTGCATCCCAAGCACATCAGTAGATATGAAAACAATGTATCGCAACCATCCTTGGAGGTGCTGCTAAAACTGCGGGATCTATTTCATGTGAGTCTGGACTATTTGGCCACTGACGAGGATTCGCATGATTTTCATTATAAGGACAAGGAACTGGAGAGCTATTTTGAAGCGGTTGATAGGTTAAACGAAGAAGATAAGCAAGTTATCAAAAAGATTATTGAAGCGATGCTTATAAAGAACAATCAAGTTTAG
- a CDS encoding helix-turn-helix domain-containing protein: MELFAQRLKTLRIEKQVTQRAIANYLDITDTAYGFYEQGKNYPNMDILIKLADYFEVSLDYLVGRSEERK; the protein is encoded by the coding sequence ATGGAATTATTCGCTCAAAGGCTCAAGACGCTCCGCATTGAAAAACAAGTCACTCAAAGAGCGATTGCAAACTATTTGGATATCACGGATACTGCTTACGGATTTTATGAGCAGGGCAAAAATTATCCGAACATGGATATTTTAATTAAGCTCGCCGATTACTTTGAGGTCTCACTCGATTATTTAGTGGGCAGAAGCGAAGAAAGAAAGTAA
- a CDS encoding immunity protein Imm33 domain-containing protein translates to MNKRREDNRAAIVCEHIAKEGYAILRAIKDVPLDGADSGWQFLCNSVEFEDEDTAQVWGIDEVLEVEPSLSGLIEEPPGTELVRESENAEWKIFNQNE, encoded by the coding sequence ATGAATAAGCGTCGCGAGGATAATAGAGCAGCTATAGTGTGTGAACATATAGCTAAGGAAGGATATGCCATTTTACGTGCTATAAAAGATGTACCGCTCGATGGCGCCGATAGTGGCTGGCAATTTCTTTGCAATTCTGTTGAATTTGAAGATGAAGATACTGCTCAGGTTTGGGGGATTGACGAAGTTTTAGAAGTTGAACCAAGTTTATCAGGCTTAATCGAAGAACCACCTGGAACGGAACTGGTTCGAGAGAGCGAAAATGCCGAGTGGAAAATTTTTAATCAAAACGAATAA